One window from the genome of Schistocerca piceifrons isolate TAMUIC-IGC-003096 chromosome 8, iqSchPice1.1, whole genome shotgun sequence encodes:
- the LOC124712134 gene encoding basic proline-rich protein-like, whose protein sequence is MGVPVHVPPKLAYGPPPPAPKLPLPPKVVLPPPAKVTPSPPPPPPPPPPPPPLPLPAPPKLAYGPPPAAPPPQRSPPPPPPPPPPPLPLPPPPPSRPLPPKTVYGPPPPLPAPPPPPPPPSLPPPSPKPVYGPPPPLPAPPPPPPPPPPPPPPPPSPKPVYGPPPPLPAPPPPPPPPPPPPPSPKPVYGPPPPLPAPPPPPPPPPPPPPPPPPPPPPPSPKPVYGPPPPLPAPAPPPPPPPPPPPPPPPPSPRPVYGPPPPLPAPPPPPPPPPPPPPPPSPKPVYGPPPPLPAPPPPPPPPPPPPPLPAPPKLEYGPPSSAPSPPPPPPPPPPPPPPPPPPSPKPVYGPPPPLPAPPPPPPPPPPPPPPPPPPPPPTPPKSAYGPPPPLPAPPPPPPPLPTPPKLPYAPPPPLPSPPPPPPPPPPPPPPPPLPTPPKLPYAPPPPLPSPPPPPPPPPPPPPPPPTPKPAYGPPPPLPAPPPPPPLPTPPKLPYAPPPPLPSPPPPPPPPPPTPKPAYGPPPPLPAPPPPPPPPPPPPPPPPPLPSPPKLPYAPPPPLPSPPPPPPPPPPPPPPTPPPVPPKPAPLPKLPSLPPLPVVPKLAFGPPTSVLSKLIPSLPALPALPSLPPVVPVSFSKFLSLELPRVETKIAGPSKIDISAEGGFSIR, encoded by the exons TTCCACCGAAGCTCGCCTATGGACCTCCGCCTCCAGCTCCCAAATTACCTTTACCACCAAAGGTTGTTCTTCCACCACCAGCAAAAGTAACTCcttcaccaccaccgccgccgccaccaccgccacctCCGCCACCATTGCCGCTGCCAGCTCCACCTAAGCTAGCATATGGTCCTCCACCTGCAGCACCCCCTCCACAGCGAtcaccacctccacctccaccaccaccaccaccaccattaccacTGCCACCTCCACCCCCATCTCGTCCTCTGCCACCAAAAACGGTATATGGCCCTCCACCACCACTACCTGCACCacctcccccaccacctcccccttctctccctcctccatcTCCTAAGCCAGTATACGGCCCTCCACCTCCTcttccagcaccaccaccacctcctccgccaccaccaccaccacctccacctcccccATCTCCCAAACCTGTTTATGGACCTCCACCTCCTcttccagcaccaccaccacctcctccaccaccacctccacctcccccATCTCCAAAACCTGTTTACGGACCTCCACCTCCTctcccagcaccaccaccacctcctccacctccgccaccgccaccacctccaccacctccacctccacctcccccaTCTCCAAAACCTGTTTACGGACCTCCACCTCCTCTCCCAGCACCAGCaccacctcctccacctccaccaccacctccaccacctccacctcccccATCTCCTAGACCTGTTTATGGACCTCCACCTCCTctcccagcaccaccaccacctcctccaccaccgccaccacctccacctcccccATCTCCTAAACCTGTTTATGGACCTCCACCACCTctcccagcaccaccaccacctccaccaccacctcccccaccacctccactTCCAGCACCACCAAAACTAGAATATGGTCCTCCCTCTTCTGCTCcatcaccaccacctcctccacctccaccaccacctcctccaccacctccaccacccccATCTCCAAAACCTGTTTACGGACCTCCACCTCCTCTCCCAgcaccacctccacctccacctcctcctcctcctcctcctcctcctcctcctcctcctcctcctccaacaccTCCTAAATCAGCATATGGCCCTCCACCTCCTcttccagcaccaccaccaccaccaccaccacttcccacTCCTCCTAAACTACCCTATGCTCCTCCACCACCACTGCcctcaccacctcctcctcctcctccaccaccaccaccaccaccaccaccaccattacccaCTCCCCCTAAACTACCCTATGCTCCTCCACCACCATTgccctcacctcctcctcctccaccaccaccaccaccaccaccaccaccaccacctacacctAAACCTGCTTATGGTCCTCCACCACCTcttccagcaccaccaccaccaccaccacttcctacTCCCCCTAAACTACCCTATGCTCCTCCACCACCATTgccctcacctcctcctcctcctcctccaccaccaccaacccCTAAACCTGCTTATGGTCCTCCACCACCTCTTCcagcaccaccaccgccaccaccaccacctccaccaccaccaccaccaccaccaccacttcccagtCCCCCTAAACTACCATATGCTCCTCCACCACCATTGCcctcaccacctcctcctcctccaccaccaccaccaccaccaccacctactccaccaCCAGTTC CTCCTAAACCAGCACCTCTGCCAAAACTACCATCACTACCACCATTGCCAGTGGTTCCCAAACTCGCCTTCGGCCCACCAACCTCAGTACTATCGAAACTTATCCCGTCACTGCCTGCTCTTCCTGCACTTCCTTCTCTTCCGCCCGTCGTTCCCGTGTCATTCAGCAAATTTTTGTCATTAGAGCTCCCAAGAGTGGAAACGAAGATTGCAGGTCCATCTAAAATTGACATCAGTGCTGAGGGAGGCTTCTCCATCAGGTAA